The Clupea harengus chromosome 13, Ch_v2.0.2, whole genome shotgun sequence DNA window AAGAGATTCTTTTGAGCAAGTGCAGATTTTTGTTCATCATTGACATTCAGTTGGGTAGTGACAACCAGAACGGAACAATACCTCCAGTCACGTGACTCACGCTATATCATGACATCGCAACTTATTCTAGTAGATTTGGTAATGTTCGGACCCTAGCCGTCATCTGTACCATTTTTGTCCCCCCGGACCCACCATCTCCAGAGTAGTTTAAATACGCCCACTGTACCACATAATAGGTTTTTTCTAAAGGTTGAATGGCAGCTGGACAATGGTAGAAGGCCAGAAGGGCTGTCCAGCCATGATAATAACTGAGTCTAGATTTATTTGACTTAAGTGTAGTATTCACTGTGGTGAGGAAAATGACATTTTGTTAGATTAAGTGTTGCCCTCAGGGTCTGCATTGTTTGCAAGAATTGTAATTTGGTTTCACTGCATATCagaccaagggggggggggatttttatTCAATCcataaaaaaatgagagagagacatagttCTGCTCACTTCAGACATATCATTTGAAGGGACTCGCAGACGTCTCTTCGCAATTAGGGTGATCACATGGGATCGCGGGGAGCAGAAACACCAGAGGGTGTTTCCATAACAACGACTTCTCCATATAGCTATTGACATATAGCAAATTCAGGCAATGTATTTTTAAACCAACCAGTGTCAAACCAGATCATTCTGAACCATGTTTAGTGTGAGatttcatttattattttcCAGTTGATATAGATATAGAATCTCTaaattaaaatacaataaaagtgAGTTTGAATAAGGCTCTCAGCAGTTGTCTGAATCAGGCTCAGAAGTCATTAATGTCACGTTGATATTAAATACCATCATATCCCCATGacatttctcttcatctctccgtGTGTGGGGTCTTAAGTGTATCTCAATGTATGAACTGAAACATTCCGCCATCACGATTTAAAAagatattttaaagcatcatcATTTCAAATCACCATTTGACCACCTCTGTTCAACGTATGGGTCAGTCTCTGTGGGGGCCAGTTAATGATCTACTGCTGTCTTTTCAAATCTGTCCCCTCTCTTTTGGATTTGCAGATTGTCAGCCTGAAGGTGTGTCAGATTGGTCATTTGATGAAAATTGTCTTTTCTGCTGCTTAAGACGAGAGAAAGTCAAGGTAGTTTTTCTATGCctccatgttttatttttcctcctcctactcctcctcctcttcttcctcctcctccctgcattTCTGTCTCCATGCTTGCCTttcttccccccttccccctcatcCTCATAATAACGTCTTTTATAAGTGGCCCAGTGTTGTGTTGAAATGGTTGGATGTAATTTGAACCATTTATTGGCCCCCCTCACCGCCACTCATCCCCTCCATGGCTTTCCACCTCATTGAAACATCTGAGAGCCATGACGAACGCACATGCGACAGAGAAACGCAATTCAGACTGAACATTGTTTGCTTTCCTTTATTACTTTTAACAGAAACACTGGCTTCCAGGATCACACTCATATAAAAAGGCTTGATGGCATATGTgtaacatctttttttcttttcccttccctctctctctctctctttcatcttctcctGTCACAGGAACACCTACTTGGCCTAAACAACGACAGTTTGGGCAGTGTGGCAAGACCACTGTCCTTCATTAAAGATCAGTTTAATATCAGCAATCTTGAGCGGGAAGCAGAGGAATTTCTCAATGCTGTCTTGCACAGGAAAGGTACATCCATTTCGTTTGTGTAACCCTTGAAAATGTTTTACAAATGTACTGCTAGTATATTGTGCAGCGCTTATTGTAATTGTAAAATCATGTGTTGCAACAGAAATTCAACAGTTTAAGGTAAGGTAAGCTGACATTGATGTATTAGTTGGGGTAAGTATCCGTAGTACAGCTGTATACTGAgaccacttctttttttttttttgtcatcgcCCCAATTACAGACCTACCAAGCTTCTCAGACCCGGACATTCCTGTAGTGGCTCGTGAGATCATGCAGCGAATGATCCGTCAGTTTGCTGCCGAATATACCTCAAAAACCAGCGCTGCTCAGGGCGCTCCCCAGCCCAACGGCGCTTCGGACCAAAGCCTGCtgaccacacactcccacacccctgcacctgcacctgctCCGGCCCCTGCTGCTACTGCTCCGGCCACCCTCACCTCGGCCAGGAACCCTGTCCTCAGCCAGCTTCTTATGGCGGAACAGGAGGCTCCCCTCGACCTCACAGTCAAGAAGCCTGACGCCATTGTCTGTGAGCAAGGTGAGttttgggtgggtggtgggggtggggtttgggGGCCGTCTAGAGCCAGAACATGGTGTTGCTGCATCCTGCTATTTAAAATCCACTGTTCCAGTAcgtgtgggtgtatgtctgCGTTTTGTACCGCAAGTCAGTTGGGTCGTACAGTGTTTAAATTGCTAACTGCATGTGGGTTCCACCATTGGAATTCCTTTCCCATGACATTCAGACTCCACACAGTTGGCTGACTCACTTGATTTGGCTTAGACACACTTCATTGGTCACTGAATTTCCCTTTAAATGTTGttaagcgagtgagtgagtgagtgatgccAGCCTCGATGACCTTGGCTGTGTTTGTCCATAGATGGTGTCCTTGACCTCTCAACCAACAAGAGCCGTAACAAAGGTGCCGGGTCGGCCCGAGCCCCTACTGCACCTTTGGTTAAGGGGTAAGTGGAAGCCTGTACCTAAATCATTACATTCTTAATATATGAATACagttgaaaaaaatgtgtttgggtTATgcatttcctttttatgttttaatttttttgccttttgatacatttgagtggatttttgttttaatttgagGTGTTGAGAGGGTTACTTGGGGTACTGGCTGCTGTGCAACACCTTGTGTTTGCCCTAAGAGCACCTTTCTGAATGGTGTGTAGTCACATCTGAGTGACCTTCTAAGAAAGGCAATAAACATATGTTGGAAACGAAGCCATGTCATTGTAATTTTAGGATTTCAGTTGTCATATTTCACACttctttgtcctttttttgtttttccctccCTGTTTGTTCACTGTTTTTATCCTGATTTTGTTGTGttgtcattttatttcataGGAAAATCCTTCGACTATTTCCTTTTTTGATTTACCTCTTTTGATCATCTCACTTTCTTAAACGAATGACAATCTTTTTCTTTCGTGGCAGAACTGATCTCAAATAGGTTCTGTATAACTGGTAAAGGTGTAGGTTTTCCATCTCATGGACTTTGATGATTCagttaaattattcacatttttttttttttcatactctAGCCTGATGAAGATCCTCATGTTTGAACAAAATTAAAATAGTGTGCTCCTAAAATCTGAATATGAAgcaatttgacaaaaaagtgaGCATAATATTTGTAGAGAATACAAAATGAGGCGCTTATCTAAGACCGATTACTCAAAGTAGACTGTGAGGGTAATACTGTCCAgcagaaagggaaaagaaaatgcCTGTCATGCTTCCTAATCAGTTTTCCGCTCTCTTGCCTATCCCTTCTCCCAATCAAAGGaatagctttttttttgtggtggtctttttcttttgtcactTGTTTTTCTCATAATCATTTGCAAAAAATGGACATTGATAGACATTAGCatcccccccaatcccccccttCACTAACACCCTACTTGGTGGATACTAACGTTTTCCCTGTACCTTGGCTGACTCTTTTATAGCTGCGCTTGTTTAGTGGTAACGTCATTACTTCCGAGCTGCACTGGAGTGTCTGTTTGATGTTCACGTGCAGAACGTGTTGTCTGCTGAACATACCCCTTTGAGTCCTTGACTTCACTGAAGCTTGCTGCTGGTTTTAGCCTAAACCTTTTTcctaacattattattattattatcattattatcgtcattattattattattatttatttttcttttcctttttgtcCCCTTGTTAGTTTGGTTTCCAACTGGATCTccttatgtttttgttttgtttgagtcATTCCTTATGTAATATGAGGATAAAACAAACCAAATAAACTAATTCCAAGTAACTGGAGCCTTGTTGTACCTCCTGTAATTCAGCAGAGCAAATTCTTGACAAATGGAAAAAAGAGTGATGTTACCCTGGCAAGGTCATCTCATAAAGGAACGGCCACATCCTTCCCCTCCCTAATCCATCCTTCccttagaaaaaaaagagagaaaaaaaaaaaaacgaaagctGTGCAAGCTCTGCTTACACCAATTTCCTTCCATTCAATCAGGATCTCCCCGAGACGTGACCACAGCTCGAGAGATGCAGATGACCAGCCGCCACCCTGGAGCTCGCGGGACGATGGAATGGGCGAGTTTGACAACCACCCTTCCCTTCTTAAACTGTTTACTCACTCCGAGCCGAACCTGCCGGGCCGCAATGTCACTGAACGCCAAACAGAACCTCTGGGACTCTTGAAACCCAAGCCGTTGCCCTCTCCATTACTCAGGAATGAATCTTGGACCAAGCCGCCTTTTAACCTCTCGAAACCCCTGCCGAACATGGCAGGGATTGACCACAAGGGCTTCTCCGATCTCAGCGAAACCTCTGTTGTGCCTGTACGAAGTCCTGCCGCTCTTAAGTCGCTGCAGCACAAAACTGAGATGGGTCACTCGCCACCCGTGGGCCTCAAGATCCCCCAGGTCCGAGGCATAGATCTGTCCTGGAGTACCCACTCCAACTCCAGCCTGCATGGTTACGGCCTGCTGATGAGCTCCTACTCCGAGGACGCCCTCGGCAAGAAGCTCCACTCCATCTTCCCAAAGCACAGCCGCAGAGGGAGCATGGGGGGCCTCCACGATGAGGCCGGGGAGTGCCTGGGCTCGGAAGCGGAGCGCGCCATATCCGGCCAGCCGTACTCGACCTCTGACCCCGAGGCGGACTCCAGCTTCAAGCAGCCCCGGAAGAAGAGGGGCCGCTATCGACAGTACAACATGGAGAACCTGGAGGAGGCCATCGGCGTGGTGATGAACGGGAAGATGAGCGTCTCCAAGGCCCAGACCGTCTACGGAATACCTCACAGCACTCTGGAATACAAAGTGAAGGAGCGCCTCGGAACACTGAAGAACCCGCCGAAGAAGAAGCTGAAACTGAAGACTGAAGACGAGCACGAGGAAGAAGTCGTGGTGAAATGCGAGCCGCCCGAGCTCTTCGAGGAAGCGTCACCCAGCGCTGATGTTTCCAaagatgaatgaaagagagaaatttcacgaggagcggaggggagttcgctctctttttcttttgcagTCATGTGGGCAAAGATGCCCAAGCAGGGATTTTTAAAtaccaaaacacattttttacgATATTGTTCTCTGGGCAGCAGATACAAAAATAGTGAGTAGTTTTAAATGAGTGCAGATTTTCTTATCCTTaatagagagaaaggagagagagagaccttcacTGAAAACTGCTGGTGAGCAGAATTCTGGCAGTTGaagatgggagaggggggggggggggggggtggggttgatCCTGGATTTGAATTGCCACTGGGAGTTGGGCAGGCAAACCAAATAACAAAAGCACTCTAACAACTTGCGCTTACTACACTACGTGACTTAAGGTGATGACAGTAAagcattcttctttttttttccttttctagAGGATCTTGATCAGGTTATTGCTACTGTTTTCGTGCCATAATTTTTACTCCAAGCACTGATGAAAGTCATCAGACTGCTGCTATGGCTCCCCAAAACACTGAAGACTTCGATTGAACCACTTTACCCAAAGGGTGTTGGATTTGTACATCGATGCAGATTGGAGACT harbors:
- the wu:fc17b08 gene encoding ligand-dependent corepressor isoform X7, with amino-acid sequence MRRKPPQTKRSVSVRVHVRIGRQKMASLCKRQQCMIERRGIRQDLDSWRYKLIQCVGFESILEGLFGSRLKDDLRLFKDCQPEGVSDWSFDENCLFCCLRREKVKEHLLGLNNDSLGSVARPLSFIKDQFNISNLEREAEEFLNAVLHRKDLPSFSDPDIPVVAREIMQRMIRQFAAEYTSKTSAAQGAPQPNGASDQSLLTTHSHTPAPAPAPAPAATAPATLTSARNPVLSQLLMAEQEAPLDLTVKKPDAIVCEQDGVLDLSTNKSRNKGAGSARAPTAPLVKGISPRRDHSSRDADDQPPPWSSRDDGMGEFDNHPSLLKLFTHSEPNLPGRNVTERQTEPLGLLKPKPLPSPLLRNESWTKPPFNLSKPLPNMAGIDHKGFSDLSETSVVPVRSPAALKSLQHKTEMGHSPPVGLKIPQVRGIDLSWSTHSNSSLHGYGLLMSSYSEDALGKKLHSIFPKHSRRGSMGGLHDEAGECLGSEAERAISGQPYSTSDPEADSSFKQPRKKRGRYRQYNMENLEEAIGVVMNGKMSVSKAQTVYGIPHSTLEYKVKERLGTLKNPPKKKLKLKTEDEHEEEVVVKCEPPELFEEASPSADVSKDE